Genomic window (Kosakonia sp. BYX6):
GAAAACCGCCCGGAATCGGCACCACATTGACGTGGTTATCCTGCACTTTTTGTAACACCAGCGATGGCTGCGCCTGGCTGCTTGCCAGCACCACCGTTGGGCGCAGGGAGAGAATGCCTTCGGCGTTTAACTGCCGGACATAGCCGACATCCGGCAGCGTTTGCGCACCCGCAGGCCAGGTGCTGGTGCTGTCGCGCCCCACCAGTTGCGCCTGAGCGCCCAGCCCATAAACGATTTCGGTGACATCCCCGCCGAGCGCGACAATTTTGGGCGCGGCGCTCGCCATCAGTGGCAACGCGGTAAGTAACATCAGCAGTTTTTTCATGCGATTCTTCCTTCGCTTGCCAGCGTGTCCATTTGCCTTCGCCAGCGAGTTTGTTCCGGCTGGCCTTCGCTGCGCTGGCCGTACAGTTGGGCGATTTGCGTGCCGTCTTGCGCGAACAATTCAAGGCTGGTGACGTGGCCGTCGGCGGTCGGTTTGCGCGTTACCCAGCTTTCATGGATCTCTTTATCACGCAGATGCAGGGTGAATTTTTCATTGAAGATGTTGAGCCAGCTCTCCATAGGCACCAGCTTTTCCAGCATGCCGGTAAAAATCTGCACGCAACCGCGATTGCTGACGAAGATCATGATTTCATTGCCTTCTTTCGTCACGGTGTGCAGCAGGTTGCGCAGCGCATCGTTACCCACCTGGCAAGCGAGATCGTCGCCCACCAGTCGAAACGCCTGCTGGCGCGAGACGTTATGCTTTTTCAACAGGCCGAAGAATTGATGCACATCGGTCATTGCCCGCCATGCATTTTCCAGCGCGGTCGCATCCGGTTTTTCCGCGTACTGTTTCTCTTCCACGGCGGCGGCATTGATGGGTAAATCGCGTTGGGCGGTGAAACGCGCGACCACCTCCTCCCAGCATTCGCTATCCGTCTGCGTGATGGCGTAGACCTTCAGCAGCGCCTCGCCATGGTGATCAAAAAATTGAATGCTGCGGCGATCGCCATTCGGGGTCTGTTCGCGCAGGTGAAACACGCTGGCCCACTGGTTCATAAAAAGGCGCAGATCGAGCGCGCGCGGGTTGAGCACCAGCCCGGTATGCTCGCTGAGATGCAAATTAGTGAAACTGCCGGTCTGCTCATGCACGGCAAATTCATTGCGGCAGATGCAGCGGGTTTCACCAACCAGTTCCAGCGCGGAAAGGATTTCGCGCATGACCCCTTCCAGGCGCACGGCATCGTGCCCGATGCGGGATTGGGTTAGCTCCGCCTCGCTGATTGCCATGTTGCGGGCAATATCGCGGGCGTATTTAGCAGGATCCCTTGCTTTAATTGTCTGATACTGCTGCCAGATAGCGGCAAAATCTTGGGAAGATTTAGACATATTCACATCCTCTATGAAGTTAACTATCCCCGGTGGTGTCACCGGGGGGTTAAGTAATGAGTATCGCCGTCAGAAATCGACATTGACGCCCAATTGCCAACTGCGCCCCGGCATCACCGCCAGCGCTTTTTCGTACGCATCCTGATTAGTGGACTCTTCCTGAGTTCGGCTGTTCAGGTAATCCCAATATTTCCTGTCGGTGATGTTGTACACACCGCCGTTGATTCTCACGTGTTTCGCCACCCGCCAGTAAGCCGTCCAGTCCAGCAGGCCGTAACCCGGCACGCGCATATATTCGGTGCTGGAATTGGCGATCGCCGAACCGCTGTTGAGGTAGGATTCGCGGCTGGTCGCGGTGGCGCGTTTGCCTTTCACAAAAGTGGCAGTCAACGCCGTACCGTAGCGTTTCGCCGGATCGTCCCAGGCCACACCGACAATGGCTTTCATCGGCGCGACGCTATCGAGATCGATGTATTTGTCGCCCATATAACGGGATTTGGATTTCCCTTCGGTATAGCCATAGGCCAGCGTGGCGCTCAGGCCATCAACCTGTTCGAACCACGTACCAAAATTGAATTTGGCGCTGATTTCACCGCCGTAAATAAAGGCTTTATCGCGGTTTTCCGCCTGGTAACTGGTGTAGATGTTGGACGGCACGTTGACGAACTTGTCCGGGTTATCCGCCCGGCGATAACGGGTGTAAGCGATAAAGTTTTTATAGCTGTTATAAAACAGCGCGGTGCGTAAGGTGACGCCTTCGGCGACGTCGCCTTTCATGCCCCATTCGAGGTTATCGCTGGTCTCCGTTTTCAGCTCGCTATTGCCGATCAGCGCATATTGCGCGCTGCCCGCATAGCTTGAACCGAGGTTCCAGGAGCCGTACAGCTGGCTGGCGTTTGGGAACTGCGCGCCGCGTTTATATTGCAGGTAGGTCATCAAACTCGGCGTGAGGTCATACTGCAAGGTCAACGACGGCAGCCACTGGGTATCGGCGTTTTTGCTGTACAGCGTGGCAACATCGGCTTCGTCCAGCACGCTGCTGTTGGTGGTCAGGCTGGAGAGATTATCTGGCTTCATTGATTGATGAATGACGCGCACGCCGGGAATGATGGCGAAAAGGTGACCATCGGCGTCAAAATTAATTTGATCTTGCGCGAATGCACCCAGCGTATAGCCACGGCTGTCGGCTTCCGGCTGCATGATCTCGCTAAAAATGCTCGGTACCGGCGACTGCTCAAACGGACGTTGGGTTTTACTGGTGCTGGCGTTGAAACCGGCACTTAAATCGTGGCGGCCCAAGGTTTTCGCCAGCGTATTCTGGATGCCCCAGGTATCAGTGTCGTAATTGGAGTAGACCGTTTCCATGGCGAGCGTGGTGCTGTCCGGCATATACGTGCGGTCGTGCGCTTCCGTGTGCTGGTAGTAGATTTTGGTGGAGGCGCTGTCCAGCCAGTCGTTCATTGGCGTCCACTCATCTTTCAGGCTGGCGCCCCAGCGCCGGGTCTGGCTGGTTTGTTCAGCTTTACCGATGATGGCGCTGCCCGCGCTGTTCCAGGCGTCGTAATGGGTGTGGTTGGCCTTGTGGTAAAAATCCACCGTACCGGTCAGTTTGTGCGCATCATTGGGCTGCCAGATGCCGGAAGCGAGCAGCGCGTCTGAGTGCCAGTTGGCGGGATAAGCGCCGATCGTGCCACTGTTGTTGCGGGTTTGCTGACCATCGCGGCGGCTGTAAACGAAGATGCCGCGCAGGGTTTCATCCCCCGCGGCGCCTGTTACACCGTTGTGCCAGCTGCGATCGCTGGAATCGTAATCGCTCTGGTAGCCAAAATAGGTCTCTTTGCCCTGACGCAGGTAGTCGTCGGCGGATTTCGGCTGGAATGAAACATTCCCGCCAATCGAGGCGTTGGCCTGGTCGGTGGGGGTCGCGCCGGATTGGATTTCCACACTGCCGTACATATACGGGTCGATATAATCGCGACCAATGCCAAACGTGTTGAGCCCAGCGCGGCTGGCATAGCTGCGCCCGGTGGCGTCCGGCTGGGGAATACCGTCGACATCAATGCCTACGCGGTTGCTTTCCAGTCCACGAATGTTGTAGCCGGTGTAACCGCCCCTGTCGAAACCGCTTTTCCCGTTGCCGGAACCGCCGCTCGCGCCAGTGGCGCTGATAAGCGGTTCATAACGCATGATGGAGCCAAAATCATTCGCCCCTTTGTTTTGCAGATCCTGCGCACTGAGCGAATGGCTGCTGCCCGCTTTTAAAACCGGCGCGGGCGCGGTAACCAACATCTCTTCTGCCATATCTTGCTGTGCGTCGTTGGACGCGGTTGGATGAGTCCCTGAGTCAGCCGCGAATGCCGATGTTTGGTACAGCGCCGCGAGCAGTGAAGTCGCCAGCATGCTCTTCCTGAAGCAAAACCGGGAAAGTTGCGATGTAGACATATTTTGCAAGCCTTAGAATTTATTAGTATCAGGCTCACGTAACGCTTCCAGAAAATCCGTGGAATTTTGCTAAGACAGTATTAAGTGCTGCAAATCCCTTCTCATATTATCGATTCGGATAGTAATGATAACTATTATCAAATGCAATGGTTACATGAATAAATCACATCACGCGCAAAAATTGGCGCGTTGACTGACGATGCGGTGCAAAAGTAAGCCATAAAAAAGGCCGCCGTAGCGACCCTGGAGGTTACTTCTTGACCGGTTGCGGTCTTTTGTCGCCAGATTCCGGCGCATCGCGTGGATCGTCTTTTTCACTATTCAGCACAAAACCTCCTTTTGTGGACGTATGTTTAATAAATATAGGATAAGTGCGATCAATGAAACCAGGCGGCAGGAGAAAAAAAACGCCCAGCCAGAGCGGTTACAAATATGAACAACCAGGGGTTTATAAAATAAAAATTCGCCTGAAATATAGTCAAAAACTGAGTAACTTCAACGCGTTATCGATGAAAATTTTCATTCATAAAGATCGTAAAATTTCATTACAAATGCCGGTTTCGTCAGCCTATTCTGGTATTCATATTGTGGATAAGTAACAAACTCATTGTGAGTAACGAAGATGCACTTGCATACCCTCAGGTACAGATCGGATTTCCTGTTCCTGAGGGGATTTTTTGCGGGGTCATTGCGAGGATGAAACAAAATAACGGGGATAACGGACAGATAATGCCCTGCTCAGATATTTACTCGACTTAGTCAAAATTAAACGAGCCGTTTCCGGCTCGCTGTCGTTCAGAAACCTAAAGAAGGCAATGTTAATTAAAAAATAACCGCAGGGTCGCTATTTCTGACCGCTACCATGGCTACTTTTACCGCCCTTCTTACCGGCTTCGGATGCACGTGACGGGTCATTTTTAAAATTCCCACCGCTGTGCTGACCACCTTTGCGCCCTGCGTCTGAGGCTTTCTCACGATCTTCAGCGAAATTACCGGAACCGCCTCTGTGCTCGGCCATGTTATTCCTCCACTTCTCGTTTAAAAAAATGATCAATATGGCAGTCGCGTCATATCGATCGCCTTCGAACCTTAAGCCTGGTTGTTTATGGGAATTAGTCAAAGCGCAGCCGCAAACCTGTAGCAATTCATTTTGTTATATTATAACATTTCATTTCGTAACAAATGATAACCAGGGAGCACACTATGATCATGAAGAAATCGGCTTTTGTTCTGGGAATGAGCGTGCTGTTGAGCGGCACGCAGAGTTTTGCTCACGATCATCACCACGGCAAACCGTTGACGGAAGTGGAACGCAAAGCGAGTGAAGGCCTCATTGATGATAAAGACGTGAAAGATCGGGCGTTGTCCGACTGGGACGGCATCTGGCAGTCGCTGAACCCGTATTTGTTGAACGGCGATTTGGATCCGGTACTGGAGAAAAAGGCCAGGCAAGGCGATAAAACGGTGGAAGCCTGGCGGGACTATTACAAAAAAGGCTATGCCACGGATGTCGAGATGATCGGCATTGAAAACAACGTGATGGAATTCCACGTCGGGAAAGCCGTCAACAGCTGCCACTATGATTACGCCGGTTATAAAATCCTGACGTATACCTCCGGCAAAAAAGGCGTGCGCTATCTGTTTGAATGTAAAGACCCGCAATCCAACGCACCGAAATTTGTGCAGTTCAGCGACCATATTATTGCCCCGCGCCAGTCGCAGCATTTCCATATTTTTATGGGCAACGAATCCCAGGAAGCGCTGCTGAAAGAGATGGATAACTGGCCGACTTACTATCCGTACAACATGACGAAAGACCAGATCATCGAAGAGATGCTGCACCACTGATTTTTGATGAAAAAGGGCGGCAAACAATGCCGCTCACTCCCCTTCTCCCGCCCCACCTGTGGTTATATCTTTACTTTTCATGCGCCATCCCGTCGCTAACAGCGCTATCAGGGGACACGGTGCGCGCGCAATTGTGAGAGCCGCGCGGGATCGAGGGAAGGTACTTGACCTTTCTCTGTCTGATTACAGGATGACGCATGACATTGATACGCTGGCGGACTTGCAGGCTGCGGAGAGGATGAAGAAGATGCTTTCCCGTTGAATGGATGAAGACGAAAACTGCCACGGCGGGTGCCATTGACATAAACATGATCACTCATTGTCTGAGCGTTATATAACCCAAACCATTGTGAGTGATGATTCTTATACAAGTGCATGAGATCGATGGCTTCTGCTCGAAGCTGATTGGCGATACTCCCTAATCCAATAGGTCCCAGGAGGAATGGCTGCCTTTTCGATATCGGAACAATTCGGATTGTTAATGTATTTATCTATTCCAGACAACACATCAAATGAGCCGACACATAGCAATTTAATTTGGCTCTTTTTCCGTCGGATGAAAGACGGCTATAGTCCATCATGCAAATTTGCAATTTACGATCCCTCGCGAGTACAAAATGAAAAGCTGATAATAGCCGAGAATATCGCTGGGGATAGGAGATGGAAGAAAGGCTCTTGCCGAGTACCTGTTTTTTACTACCCCCACTAAATGTTGGCTCTTGCGAACTCATTTGCTTCTCCGCCTGAAAGTAATTTGAAGTGCATGATTCACTCTCTCCAGATCCATCCTGTCACATCAGGCTCATCGTTTTCATGTAGTGGTCAAGTAATACTGGCCACGGTTTTACAGTAAGAACGGTATCGGTTCTCTGATTCTTCCGGCGTTAGCCCCCCGTTGTAATGATGAGGTCTGACGCTATTGTAGTAATTCAGGATATAACCGCCGATTTGTCGCCGGGCCTCATCCTTACCTGCGTAACCATTCGTCGGCACCCATTCTGTTTTCAGACTACGGAAGAAGCGTTCCATGGGGCTATTATCCCAGCAGTTCCCCCGACGACTGACGCTTTGCTTTATCCTGTAACGCCAGAGAACTTGCTGATATTTAAGGCCTGTATACTGGCTTCCCTGGTCGCTATGGAACATGACATCACGCGGTTGACCACGCGTCTCATAGGCCATCCGCAGAGCACTGCTTATCAGTGCGGTATCGGCATTCGCTGACAGACTCCAGCCGATAACCCTGCGGGCAAAAAGATCCATAACAACCGCCAGATAGCACCAGCGATTTCCAGCCCAGATATACGTAATATCTCCACACCATACCCGGTCTGGCTCCGGTACAGCGAACTGACGCTCGAGCAGATTCGGCAGGCAGGTATGCTCCTGACGGGCATTTTTGTACTGATGTTTTCCGGGCTGGCAACTGCTCAGGCTTAGGTATTTCATCAGACGCCCGGCACGGTAACGGGTCATCGGAACGCCATTTTGAGCCAGCATTTCAGCAAGCGTGCGTGCGCCTGCTGAGCCCCGGCTCTGGTTCCACGCCCGGCGTATTTCGCTGTACAACCTGACTCGCGCCGGATTGACAGTATCGCGTCGTTTTCGCCAGTACCGGTAACTGCTACGGTGTATTTCCAGCGCGGAGCAAAGGCTGACAACCGTGTGGCTGTCACTCAGTCTGGCGGCTATCGTGAACCGTTCAGTGAGTCGGACATCAAGAGTGCGGTAGCCTTTTTTAATATCGTATTCTGTTCCTCCAGGCGGCGAACCTGCTTTTCCAGCTCGCGAATACGTTGCTGCTCTGCAGTAATGGGAGTTGCAGAGGGCGTAATCCCCTGCCGCTCTCGCCTGAGCTGGCGCACCCAGCTCTCAAGCGTGGTAGAACCGACATTCATCGCTTCACTGGCTTGTCGATATGAGTAGCCCTTATCAACAATCAGCTGTGCACATTCCAGCCTGAACTCAGGGGTGAAAGTACGCTTAGTTTTCTTGTTCATTAAGTCACCTGTTTTATGTTGTGGTGAGAATATCACCTTTAATCAGGTGGCCAAATTTACTGTGCCACTACAAAGCGCGTTCGACACGCTGAAGGGTGAGCCAGTGCCGATGGAGCAGTTTATGGCACTGACTAAAATCCCGATTCTGATTATTTACGGCGATAACATACCGGACAAACCTGTGGACATGCCCGCGCAGGACAGTTGGCGCGTACGTCTGGCAATGGCTCGTGAATGGCGTGACGTGGTGAACAAGCATGGCGGGGATGTCACTGTGACGCATCTGCCTGAGTCAGGAATCAAAGGTAATACCCACTTCCCGTTCTCTGATTTAAATAATGTGCAGATTGCTGATTTGGTGAGCCAGTTCCTGAAAGAAAAAAATCTGCAGTAGGACGAGGATAATAGCGAGCCTTCATTATTGAGGGCTCAACACAAACATCCGCTTTATAAAAAATAAAGTAGCCTAATCCTGGCGGAAAACTGTTGAACGTGACGGTCGGCTTTGAGCGAGAAGCGGAAGTTTAAAATGACTCTTTCATTTGGTGGAGGGATCACTAATGATCTGCCGGGTCTTCTGACCACATGCAGGACAGGGCCACTCCAACTGCATACCTTTGAAAAACGCTCCCGAGATTTTATGGACAGGTATTCTCTTTTACTCCATTTTTTTGAACCAGGCAGAGCCTGATTTAAAATCAGTCATAATCAACTTTTTAAAAAGAGCATGTATAGTGGATCTTGGATATATTGACCTACTCTGATTAACAGACCGTGATTTAGTGATGTCTACATTCGGTTCCAGGTCTTCCGAAGCAAGTTAACTGTGGCGATTCAGAATTCTTCAGAGTGAAATATGACAACAAAACAGTTTTACCCAATCGGTACCCCAGGGCAACCCTGGACCGAACGTGAAAAGCATCAGTGGCAACAGGCTCAGACACGTTCCCGGTGCTATAAGAACGATGTCCTTGATGTCCTTCATCAGCTAAAACACCGCTATGCGCTCATTCAGTATGGGGAATTGAGTTACGGCGACGATATTTATCCATTGATGGCCGCAAAATCAAAAAACTGGGACGATAATATTCCTGTCGCACTCATTACCGGCGGTGTTCACGGTTATGAAACAAGCGGCGTTTTGGGCTCACTGTATTTTTTATCGGAATGTCAGAGTGAGTATGCGGGTAAAGTGAATCTCCTGGTTGTCCCCTGTGTCAGCCCCTGGGCATATGAGCGTATTGTTCGATGGAACTACGATGCTGTTGACCCTAACAGACAATTTTTCCCGGAAGGCAAGGCGGAAGAATCCCTGGCGTTGATGGCGCTCATCTCTCCGCTGAGAGGCCGATTTGTTGTTCACATCGACTTGCACGAAACGACAGATACGGACGAAAGTGAGTTCAGCCCAGCTCTGGCCGCCAGAGATGGGGCGCAGTATGTACCGGTGAGTATCCCTGATGGCTTCTATCTGGTCGGTGACGAGCAGAATTCAAGACACGACTTCCTGAACGCAATCATTTCTGCTGTTGCAGAAGTGACACATATTGCCCCTTCTGATAATGAAGGCAATCTGCTCGGTTTTCCTGTAGTGAGCCCCGGTGTTATTGAATTCGACAATAACGCATTTCACATATGCGCGACGATCACTGGCACCTCCCTTGCAACAACAACAGAGGTTTATCCCGACAGCGCTAAAACCTCTCCGGAGGAATGTATCCGGGCACAGATTGTCGCTATTCGACAGGCTATTGAATTCGCTTTATCAAATTAATCTGTCAGGCCGGGAGTATATCCCCCTGCCAGCCTCTTTCTCATGAGTCCTTTACTTCTCAGTTACCCGTCGATTAACACCCGATAATTTTTTGAATTTTCACTACCAGCACGAAGCAATCTACTGCAACATCAGAAGGCTGCGATGAGCGAGAAGCGGATACTATTACCAACTTCAGCTATTGTGGCTTACGGAGTTGCGCTTACGGTGTATCCCGGTAGAAGCTAGCGAGAAACATCGCTATTTTTCTTATCGCATAATGCTTGTATGGGGAATAATTTCGGCTAAATGTGGAATCAATGTCACATTCGTCATCAAGAAGAAAAGTTTTAGACGCAGAAGGCCTTCTTGCGCATAGAGCGTCACACGCACGAAGTTGCGCTAACCACGTTGCGAATAGATTGGGCATAACCCGCAGCGAGCTATTGATGAAGGTTGAGAAAGATACAGGGGCGAGTTTGGTATCGCCGCTTACAGAAGATGAGTTAATGAAAGCGTTTCATTATATGGAAAACCTTTAGGAGCGGCTGCTGTGAGCGAGAAGCGGACATTGCCAGTAGCATTCTGTGT
Coding sequences:
- a CDS encoding M14 family metallopeptidase, which translates into the protein MTTKQFYPIGTPGQPWTEREKHQWQQAQTRSRCYKNDVLDVLHQLKHRYALIQYGELSYGDDIYPLMAAKSKNWDDNIPVALITGGVHGYETSGVLGSLYFLSECQSEYAGKVNLLVVPCVSPWAYERIVRWNYDAVDPNRQFFPEGKAEESLALMALISPLRGRFVVHIDLHETTDTDESEFSPALAARDGAQYVPVSIPDGFYLVGDEQNSRHDFLNAIISAVAEVTHIAPSDNEGNLLGFPVVSPGVIEFDNNAFHICATITGTSLATTTEVYPDSAKTSPEECIRAQIVAIRQAIEFALSN
- a CDS encoding general stress protein, encoding MAEHRGGSGNFAEDREKASDAGRKGGQHSGGNFKNDPSRASEAGKKGGKSSHGSGQK
- the zinT gene encoding metal-binding protein ZinT; protein product: MIMKKSAFVLGMSVLLSGTQSFAHDHHHGKPLTEVERKASEGLIDDKDVKDRALSDWDGIWQSLNPYLLNGDLDPVLEKKARQGDKTVEAWRDYYKKGYATDVEMIGIENNVMEFHVGKAVNSCHYDYAGYKILTYTSGKKGVRYLFECKDPQSNAPKFVQFSDHIIAPRQSQHFHIFMGNESQEALLKEMDNWPTYYPYNMTKDQIIEEMLHH
- a CDS encoding IS3 family transposase (programmed frameshift), which encodes MIFSPQHKTGDLMNKKTKRTFTPEFRLECAQLIVDKGYSYRQASEAMNVGSTTLESWVRQLRRERQGITPSATPITAEQQRIRELEKQVRRLEEQNTIFKKGYRTLDVRLTERFTIAARLSDSHTVVSLCSALEIHRSSYRYWRKRRDTVNPARVRLYSEIRRAWNQSRGSAGARTLAEMLAQNGVPMTRYRAGRLMKYLSLSSCQPGKHQYKNARQEHTCLPNLLERQFAVPEPDRVWCGDITYIWAGNRWCYLAVVMDLFARRVIGWSLSANADTALISSALRMAYETRGQPRDVMFHSDQGSQYTGLKYQQVLWRYRIKQSVSRRGNCWDNSPMERFFRSLKTEWVPTNGYAGKDEARRQIGGYILNYYNSVRPHHYNGGLTPEESENRYRSYCKTVASIT
- a CDS encoding hemin-degrading factor; the protein is MSKSSQDFAAIWQQYQTIKARDPAKYARDIARNMAISEAELTQSRIGHDAVRLEGVMREILSALELVGETRCICRNEFAVHEQTGSFTNLHLSEHTGLVLNPRALDLRLFMNQWASVFHLREQTPNGDRRSIQFFDHHGEALLKVYAITQTDSECWEEVVARFTAQRDLPINAAAVEEKQYAEKPDATALENAWRAMTDVHQFFGLLKKHNVSRQQAFRLVGDDLACQVGNDALRNLLHTVTKEGNEIMIFVSNRGCVQIFTGMLEKLVPMESWLNIFNEKFTLHLRDKEIHESWVTRKPTADGHVTSLELFAQDGTQIAQLYGQRSEGQPEQTRWRRQMDTLASEGRIA
- a CDS encoding TonB-dependent receptor domain-containing protein, yielding MSTSQLSRFCFRKSMLATSLLAALYQTSAFAADSGTHPTASNDAQQDMAEEMLVTAPAPVLKAGSSHSLSAQDLQNKGANDFGSIMRYEPLISATGASGGSGNGKSGFDRGGYTGYNIRGLESNRVGIDVDGIPQPDATGRSYASRAGLNTFGIGRDYIDPYMYGSVEIQSGATPTDQANASIGGNVSFQPKSADDYLRQGKETYFGYQSDYDSSDRSWHNGVTGAAGDETLRGIFVYSRRDGQQTRNNSGTIGAYPANWHSDALLASGIWQPNDAHKLTGTVDFYHKANHTHYDAWNSAGSAIIGKAEQTSQTRRWGASLKDEWTPMNDWLDSASTKIYYQHTEAHDRTYMPDSTTLAMETVYSNYDTDTWGIQNTLAKTLGRHDLSAGFNASTSKTQRPFEQSPVPSIFSEIMQPEADSRGYTLGAFAQDQINFDADGHLFAIIPGVRVIHQSMKPDNLSSLTTNSSVLDEADVATLYSKNADTQWLPSLTLQYDLTPSLMTYLQYKRGAQFPNASQLYGSWNLGSSYAGSAQYALIGNSELKTETSDNLEWGMKGDVAEGVTLRTALFYNSYKNFIAYTRYRRADNPDKFVNVPSNIYTSYQAENRDKAFIYGGEISAKFNFGTWFEQVDGLSATLAYGYTEGKSKSRYMGDKYIDLDSVAPMKAIVGVAWDDPAKRYGTALTATFVKGKRATATSRESYLNSGSAIANSSTEYMRVPGYGLLDWTAYWRVAKHVRINGGVYNITDRKYWDYLNSRTQEESTNQDAYEKALAVMPGRSWQLGVNVDF
- a CDS encoding tlde1 domain-containing protein; protein product: MLSGIDKYINNPNCSDIEKAAIPPGTYWIREYRQSASSRSHRSHALV
- a CDS encoding tlde1 domain-containing protein translates to MHLYKNHHSQWFGLYNAQTMSDHVYVNGTRRGSFRLHPFNGKASSSSSPQPASPPAYQCHASSCNQTEKGQVPSLDPARLSQLRAHRVP